The Archaeoglobus neptunius genome has a window encoding:
- a CDS encoding PaaI family thioesterase, whose amino-acid sequence MDGFENVLNVVGSAPWYRLTGMVPKLQGDRIIVEMRIEKNKHVQALGMAHGGAIASVLDSAIGLNVNREVVKIGKTAVTAQLNIHYIRPVTEGKVVGVGMPMNIGGKVAVGYGEVRNENGDLIATGTATFYITDRKFNE is encoded by the coding sequence ATGGACGGGTTCGAGAATGTGCTGAATGTGGTCGGTTCTGCACCGTGGTACAGGCTCACAGGAATGGTTCCAAAACTGCAGGGAGACAGAATTATTGTGGAAATGAGAATCGAAAAAAACAAGCATGTTCAGGCTCTGGGAATGGCTCATGGAGGGGCGATAGCAAGCGTGCTTGACTCGGCAATCGGACTGAATGTCAACAGAGAGGTCGTTAAGATTGGCAAAACAGCCGTAACTGCACAGTTGAACATCCACTACATCCGGCCTGTTACCGAAGGCAAGGTGGTTGGAGTTGGCATGCCGATGAATATCGGAGGCAAGGTAGCTGTTGGTTACGGGGAAGTGAGAAACGAAAATGGAGACCTCATAGCAACCGGAACTGCAACATTCTACATCACTGACAGGAAGTTCAACGAGTGA
- a CDS encoding indolepyruvate ferredoxin oxidoreductase subunit alpha produces the protein MPAVIDVAKCDGCGLCLAECKGNAIHLNGSVAFVDEDACMECGACVRACPNRAITVEW, from the coding sequence ATGCCTGCGGTCATCGATGTGGCAAAATGCGACGGATGCGGGTTGTGTTTGGCCGAGTGCAAGGGGAATGCCATACACCTCAACGGCAGCGTTGCTTTCGTTGATGAGGATGCCTGCATGGAGTGTGGAGCATGTGTAAGGGCGTGTCCGAACAGGGCTATCACGGTGGAGTGGTAG
- a CDS encoding metal-dependent hydrolase family protein, which produces MLVLDGGKVIDPAGDRVIGRGRIIIDSGKIVDAGSVSEVDVPDSSSVIDTGGLTIMPGLIDAHMHITGFRSGDYVRESLLTPFGVFVARAIKDLEAMLDAGYTTVVDAGSIVALHLRDAVEEGVVRGPRILASGYPLSQTFGHGDIHFLPPEMADPRTSPVKIPFQSLLCDGEDEFRKGARYALREGADFLKIFVTGGVASQKDKPEYPQMTRREIAAVVEEARRAGRFVHAHAESSEGYINAVEEGVRTLAHGMDLNQDAVNVSLERDVTLIPTLSIVDVTLKFGPSINLPDWMLEKLQEVHERHIESVKKAYREGVRLAAGTDFFIGAKDVQLYGLNSLEIKLLVNLGVKPMDALKAATINAAVSAGLDRITGSLETGKVADIIVVDGDPTENPEILVNQNNIKMVIKEGKIVKQM; this is translated from the coding sequence ATGCTAGTTCTTGATGGTGGAAAAGTAATTGATCCTGCAGGGGATAGGGTAATAGGCAGAGGGAGGATAATTATTGACTCTGGAAAAATCGTTGATGCTGGCTCAGTTAGTGAGGTAGATGTGCCGGACAGCTCCTCAGTCATCGATACAGGCGGTTTAACGATTATGCCGGGACTCATCGATGCGCACATGCACATAACGGGGTTCAGGAGCGGTGACTATGTGCGGGAAAGTTTGCTGACACCTTTTGGCGTTTTTGTTGCGAGGGCCATAAAGGATCTCGAAGCCATGCTTGATGCCGGATACACCACGGTGGTGGATGCTGGTAGTATTGTTGCGCTGCATCTGAGGGATGCGGTTGAAGAAGGGGTCGTAAGAGGGCCGAGAATTCTGGCCTCGGGATATCCCCTCTCCCAGACCTTTGGCCATGGAGACATTCATTTCCTTCCTCCGGAGATGGCCGATCCGAGAACCTCGCCAGTAAAAATTCCCTTTCAGTCTCTGCTTTGCGATGGAGAGGACGAGTTCAGAAAGGGCGCCCGCTATGCCCTGAGGGAGGGTGCGGACTTTCTCAAGATTTTCGTAACCGGGGGTGTTGCCTCGCAGAAGGACAAGCCTGAGTACCCACAGATGACAAGAAGAGAGATTGCTGCTGTTGTTGAAGAGGCGAGAAGAGCCGGTAGATTCGTGCACGCCCATGCCGAATCATCTGAAGGCTACATCAACGCTGTGGAAGAAGGGGTGAGGACTCTTGCTCACGGGATGGATCTGAATCAGGATGCAGTAAACGTCTCTCTCGAGAGAGATGTCACCCTTATTCCAACACTCTCGATTGTCGATGTAACGCTGAAGTTCGGCCCCTCCATCAACCTTCCCGACTGGATGCTCGAAAAGCTTCAGGAGGTTCATGAAAGGCACATTGAGTCTGTCAAAAAAGCTTACAGAGAAGGTGTCAGACTGGCAGCAGGTACGGATTTCTTCATAGGTGCGAAGGATGTACAGCTTTACGGACTTAACAGTCTTGAAATTAAACTTCTTGTCAATTTGGGTGTTAAACCAATGGACGCTCTGAAGGCCGCAACCATTAACGCTGCAGTATCCGCTGGTTTGGACAGGATAACGGGTTCTCTGGAGACTGGAAAGGTTGCGGATATCATAGTTGTCGATGGGGACCCCACGGAAAATCCCGAAATACTTGTGAATCAGAACAACATAAAGATGGTAATCAAAGAGGGGAAAATTGTTAAGCAGATGTAA
- the aspS gene encoding aspartate--tRNA(Asn) ligase translates to MRVHTADIKPEMEGKKVTLYGWVHEVRDLGGLVFLLLRDREGFAQITLPKKFVSKEIFKLAKKIRRESVIAVTGEVKREDKAPGGFEIIPESIEVLNRSDAPLPLEVTEKVPAELDTRLDHRFMDLRRPRVQAIFRIRHQMMQSVREFLSEEGFIEVHTPKIVSTATEGGTELFPLSYFEKEAFLNQSPQLYKQVLMGAGFEKVFEIGPIFRAEEHNTTRHLNEAISIDIEMSFTDHNGVMDVLERLVHRIYVDVAEKCERYLNWLEVSIEIPELPFEKITYDEARELAERKGESIPWGEDLSTNALKLVGEELGGLYFIVDWPTESKPFYAMPYEDRPEITKSFDLMHGWLELSSGAQRIHLYDMLVESIRAKGMEPESFGFYLEAFRYGMPPHAGWGLGAERLLMSMLGLKNVREAVLFPRDRHRLVP, encoded by the coding sequence ATGCGAGTTCACACCGCAGACATAAAACCCGAGATGGAGGGTAAAAAAGTCACGCTCTATGGATGGGTTCACGAAGTTCGCGATCTCGGCGGGCTGGTTTTTCTGCTGCTGAGAGATAGAGAAGGATTTGCCCAGATCACACTGCCAAAGAAGTTCGTGAGCAAAGAAATCTTCAAACTTGCCAAGAAAATCAGAAGGGAGAGCGTAATCGCTGTGACGGGAGAGGTAAAAAGAGAGGACAAGGCTCCCGGTGGATTTGAGATCATCCCAGAATCAATAGAGGTGCTGAACAGATCCGATGCTCCACTGCCACTGGAGGTGACGGAGAAAGTTCCGGCAGAGCTTGACACACGCCTTGACCACCGCTTTATGGATCTGAGAAGGCCGAGAGTTCAGGCCATTTTCAGGATAAGGCACCAGATGATGCAGAGTGTCAGAGAGTTTTTATCAGAAGAGGGTTTTATAGAAGTGCACACCCCGAAAATTGTCTCAACTGCTACTGAAGGCGGTACGGAGCTATTTCCACTGAGTTATTTTGAAAAGGAGGCGTTCTTGAACCAGAGCCCCCAGCTTTACAAGCAGGTTCTGATGGGGGCCGGCTTCGAGAAGGTGTTCGAGATAGGCCCTATCTTCAGGGCCGAAGAGCACAACACCACGAGGCATTTGAATGAGGCCATCTCGATTGACATTGAGATGAGTTTCACAGACCACAACGGTGTGATGGATGTTCTTGAAAGACTTGTCCACAGAATCTACGTCGATGTTGCGGAAAAATGTGAGAGATATCTTAACTGGCTTGAAGTTTCCATTGAAATTCCGGAACTTCCCTTTGAGAAAATAACCTACGACGAGGCAAGAGAACTTGCAGAGAGAAAAGGTGAGAGCATTCCATGGGGTGAAGACTTGAGCACAAACGCATTGAAGCTTGTTGGGGAAGAACTGGGTGGTCTTTATTTCATCGTGGACTGGCCGACTGAATCAAAACCCTTCTATGCCATGCCATATGAGGACAGGCCGGAGATAACCAAGAGCTTCGACCTCATGCACGGATGGCTTGAGCTTTCGAGCGGGGCTCAGAGAATTCACCTCTATGACATGCTCGTTGAGAGCATAAGGGCGAAGGGTATGGAGCCAGAAAGCTTCGGATTCTACCTTGAAGCTTTCCGCTATGGCATGCCTCCACATGCGGGATGGGGGCTGGGAGCGGAGAGACTGCTGATGTCAATGCTCGGACTGAAGAACGTCAGAGAGGCCGTTCTCTTCCCGAGGGACAGGCATCGACTCGTTCCCTGA
- a CDS encoding DUF4367 domain-containing protein, whose product MRRLLACVFITLLVLGCTQTGVMSAEDIAKKLEEKYENIQDFKGTMVISAEGKAGKFEMTYEYVFKKPNKARMYSKEMGLLTITNGSKTWIYDMKNNEVTVLDTGIQQAEPDYGKYIKNMLDRYNVEFLGISKVSGRDCYKLRLTPKNGTATPTVLYVDKEHWYPLRIEMEFMGIKSVIEYRDVEFNTGVNDSLFEFTPPKGARIKTGEDFGISYFDTVGEAQKHVNFTILVPSYTASFELKKVSVIGNSTVTLMYGDGGLVLTETTRKMPISGNYEEIDINGNKGYYTEIAGSGLLVFEKDGLTITISGTITKEELTKVAESLK is encoded by the coding sequence ATGAGACGGCTGCTAGCATGCGTGTTTATCACTCTGCTGGTGCTGGGATGCACACAAACAGGGGTGATGAGTGCGGAGGATATAGCGAAAAAGCTAGAGGAAAAATATGAGAACATCCAGGATTTCAAGGGTACAATGGTCATTTCAGCCGAAGGGAAAGCAGGCAAATTTGAGATGACGTATGAATACGTGTTCAAAAAACCGAACAAGGCGAGAATGTACAGCAAGGAGATGGGGTTGCTGACCATAACCAATGGATCCAAAACGTGGATCTACGACATGAAAAACAACGAGGTCACGGTGCTGGACACTGGCATTCAGCAGGCGGAACCTGATTACGGAAAATACATCAAAAACATGCTCGACCGATATAATGTGGAATTTCTCGGTATTTCGAAAGTTTCCGGCAGGGATTGCTATAAACTCAGGCTTACTCCCAAAAACGGAACAGCTACTCCGACTGTTCTTTACGTTGATAAAGAACACTGGTATCCACTGAGAATCGAAATGGAATTTATGGGCATTAAATCCGTTATCGAATACAGAGATGTTGAGTTTAACACCGGTGTGAACGACAGTCTTTTTGAGTTCACTCCACCCAAAGGAGCCAGGATAAAAACAGGTGAGGACTTTGGCATCAGCTATTTCGATACTGTTGGTGAGGCGCAGAAACACGTTAACTTCACCATCCTCGTTCCGAGCTACACAGCAAGCTTTGAGCTGAAGAAGGTCAGTGTCATTGGAAACAGCACCGTGACTCTGATGTATGGTGATGGGGGACTTGTCCTAACTGAAACCACCCGAAAAATGCCGATTTCCGGAAATTACGAGGAGATAGACATTAACGGAAATAAGGGATACTACACTGAAATTGCCGGTTCCGGTTTGCTCGTGTTTGAAAAAGATGGTTTGACAATAACAATTTCCGGTACAATTACAAAAGAGGAACTCACAAAGGTTGCAGAATCTTTAAAATAA
- a CDS encoding DUF169 domain-containing protein — translation MEWNDIGREIVEILKLRIPPVGVVFYEEKYEPEKVFKPSKYGIKMAVCQAIAFARYIGRTVVLEAEDFACPPSEILYGVASYDGGLKEILLGAQWIREPECEVVERTLPPGKYKTFVFGDMTGMKEKPEVILIFGTPAQIGRLIQAKTFFGGSVKASLTAKTASCAEALFPALLSGEVSIAVPGAGDRVFAAVNETEMIFAMPYGWTGRILEGLKNAGKGANISYPPSPFLMYTPRFPKHYRETAEKFRRI, via the coding sequence ATGGAGTGGAACGATATCGGAAGGGAGATTGTAGAAATTTTGAAGCTGAGAATACCACCCGTCGGTGTCGTGTTCTATGAGGAAAAATATGAGCCTGAAAAGGTATTCAAACCCTCCAAGTATGGAATAAAAATGGCCGTATGCCAGGCAATAGCCTTTGCACGTTATATCGGCAGAACCGTGGTTCTGGAGGCTGAGGACTTTGCGTGTCCACCGTCTGAAATTCTTTATGGTGTAGCATCATATGATGGAGGACTCAAGGAAATACTGCTTGGAGCTCAGTGGATAAGGGAGCCAGAATGCGAGGTTGTAGAGAGAACTCTTCCTCCGGGCAAGTACAAAACGTTTGTATTTGGGGACATGACAGGGATGAAGGAGAAGCCGGAAGTCATCCTGATTTTTGGAACTCCCGCCCAAATTGGGAGGCTGATTCAGGCAAAAACATTTTTTGGTGGAAGTGTGAAGGCGTCGCTTACTGCAAAAACTGCGTCCTGTGCCGAGGCTCTGTTTCCCGCATTACTAAGTGGGGAAGTCTCAATTGCCGTTCCGGGTGCTGGAGACAGAGTATTCGCTGCGGTAAATGAAACTGAAATGATATTTGCCATGCCATACGGTTGGACTGGCAGGATTCTGGAAGGTCTTAAAAACGCTGGCAAAGGGGCGAATATCAGCTATCCACCCTCTCCGTTCCTCATGTATACACCGAGATTTCCGAAACACTACAGAGAGACAGCAGAAAAGTTCAGGAGGATCTAG
- a CDS encoding CaiB/BaiF CoA transferase family protein, with protein MLEGVKVIEVAAFYPGPFCCRLLSLLGAEVVKIEPPGGEPGRMLDAVFAAMNHGKKTLFVDLKSDEGRERFLELVRDADVIVEGFRPGVAKRLGIDYESVMKVNPSVIYCSISAFGQKNKLARLPAHDLNCLGLGGILEIAGIRELRDPNVQLADFSSAVYATIAILAALFERVRTGKGRYIDISMFHSALFSVPIHSSSILNGMGILPAFSSNPVYGIYRTRDGYITIGIIAEEHFWRRLCDILRLDFSFSLIESFSRYDEVKNAIQDRLLTMSTEEAIEIFEKADIPAFEVRSLGEVEKIEERIGENIVEEIEWNGRKIRLIRPPFR; from the coding sequence ATGCTCGAGGGCGTTAAGGTCATTGAGGTTGCGGCCTTTTATCCCGGGCCCTTCTGCTGCCGTTTGCTTTCATTGCTGGGGGCAGAGGTTGTAAAGATTGAACCACCGGGAGGAGAGCCCGGAAGAATGCTTGATGCTGTGTTTGCTGCCATGAATCACGGAAAGAAGACATTGTTTGTTGATCTAAAATCGGACGAGGGGCGTGAACGGTTTTTAGAGCTTGTAAGGGACGCTGATGTGATTGTCGAGGGATTTCGACCCGGTGTTGCAAAAAGGCTGGGTATTGATTACGAAAGTGTAATGAAGGTCAATCCTTCAGTGATCTACTGCTCCATATCCGCCTTCGGTCAGAAGAACAAACTTGCCCGGCTTCCCGCTCACGATCTGAACTGCCTTGGTCTGGGTGGCATTCTTGAAATAGCCGGGATACGGGAACTGAGAGACCCAAATGTCCAGTTGGCGGATTTTTCATCGGCCGTGTATGCAACAATCGCAATTCTGGCAGCCTTATTTGAAAGGGTGAGAACCGGAAAGGGCAGATACATAGACATCAGCATGTTTCACTCAGCTCTTTTCTCGGTTCCGATCCACAGCTCCTCAATACTCAATGGAATGGGCATCCTTCCGGCCTTTTCAAGCAACCCCGTATATGGGATATACAGGACCAGAGACGGATACATAACCATAGGTATAATTGCCGAGGAGCACTTCTGGAGGAGACTTTGCGACATACTGAGATTAGACTTCAGTTTTTCACTGATCGAAAGCTTTTCTAGGTACGATGAAGTAAAAAATGCCATTCAGGATAGGCTACTAACAATGAGCACTGAAGAGGCGATTGAGATTTTTGAGAAGGCGGATATCCCCGCTTTTGAAGTAAGAAGTCTTGGTGAGGTGGAGAAAATCGAGGAAAGAATAGGGGAAAATATTGTCGAAGAGATAGAATGGAACGGGAGAAAAATCAGGCTGATCAGGCCGCCATTCAGGTGA
- the thrC gene encoding threonine synthase, producing the protein MYSLKCIECGKEWGDDHYTCECGGLLEVRMNLDEIEVDFKLDGNNITVWKYKSLLPVKMDPVSLGEGGTPLYRAERLEKETGIRRIYIKHEGLNPSGSFKDRGMTVGVTKAMELGKRAVACASTGNTSASMAMYAAKAGMRAYVLLPAGKVALGKVAQALMHGAKVIAIKGNFDDALRIVREVCEKEGLYLLNSVNPFRPEGQKTIAYEVADEIGVPDRVCLPVGNAGNISAIYKGFRELVEIGLTESMPKMTGIQAEGAAPIYRAFVEGKDDVTPVKNPETIATAIRIGNPVNARKALKAVYDTKGLVEIVSDDEIIAAQKFLAAREGIGVEPASAASVAGLRKLAERGDISPDETVVCVVTGNLLKDPETVVRVCGEPVSVEASMEAVLNSIYNLV; encoded by the coding sequence ATGTACTCTCTGAAATGCATTGAGTGTGGTAAGGAATGGGGCGACGATCACTACACATGTGAATGTGGTGGACTGCTTGAGGTCAGGATGAATCTTGACGAGATTGAAGTTGATTTCAAACTTGATGGTAATAACATCACCGTTTGGAAATACAAATCCCTACTGCCGGTGAAAATGGATCCTGTCTCACTCGGAGAAGGTGGCACACCACTGTACAGGGCAGAGAGACTTGAAAAGGAAACGGGAATTAGGAGAATTTATATTAAGCATGAGGGTCTGAATCCTTCGGGTTCATTCAAGGACAGGGGTATGACTGTGGGTGTAACGAAGGCAATGGAGCTAGGTAAGAGGGCTGTTGCCTGCGCATCAACGGGTAATACTTCAGCCTCAATGGCCATGTATGCGGCTAAAGCAGGGATGAGGGCCTATGTTCTGCTCCCTGCCGGGAAGGTTGCTCTTGGGAAGGTCGCTCAGGCTCTGATGCATGGTGCGAAGGTCATCGCCATTAAGGGAAATTTCGATGACGCTCTGAGAATAGTCAGGGAGGTTTGCGAAAAGGAGGGGCTGTATCTTCTGAACTCTGTCAATCCATTCAGGCCGGAAGGTCAGAAGACAATTGCCTATGAGGTTGCCGATGAAATTGGTGTACCGGACAGAGTCTGTCTTCCTGTGGGAAATGCCGGGAATATATCCGCAATCTACAAAGGCTTCAGAGAGCTTGTGGAGATTGGTTTGACCGAATCGATGCCCAAGATGACTGGAATTCAGGCTGAAGGCGCGGCACCGATATACAGGGCATTTGTTGAAGGGAAGGATGATGTGACTCCCGTGAAAAACCCGGAAACCATCGCTACTGCGATAAGGATAGGAAACCCTGTAAACGCAAGAAAAGCCCTGAAGGCCGTCTATGACACCAAAGGGCTGGTTGAGATCGTCAGTGATGATGAAATAATTGCTGCACAGAAATTCCTGGCTGCCAGAGAAGGTATAGGTGTCGAACCCGCTTCTGCCGCAAGTGTCGCCGGATTGAGAAAACTTGCTGAAAGAGGTGACATATCACCCGATGAAACTGTGGTGTGTGTTGTAACCGGAAACCTGCTTAAGGATCCTGAGACGGTTGTCAGGGTTTGTGGGGAACCTGTGAGTGTTGAAGCAAGCATGGAGGCAGTTTTAAATTCAATTTATAATTTAGTTTGA
- a CDS encoding eight-cysteine-cluster domain-containing protein — protein sequence MRKMFLAGLVALCVAAVFIAVRTWEAPGVEYQVLGCEGSKMQQYSGFEVVDGDLKAYIMRNCCSDKITVEKDGKTYRIVEIDEDGKICKCNCMAVVEIKNVEKDARVVFVDFTGERKVLKNLENEFCGWSTYAECKSDADCTVGGCSGQVCMGSGEDIVTTCDWKDCYDAKKFGMTCGCFEGQCQWAQS from the coding sequence ATGAGGAAAATGTTTCTGGCCGGTTTGGTTGCTCTCTGTGTGGCTGCTGTTTTCATAGCGGTAAGGACCTGGGAAGCTCCAGGAGTGGAGTACCAGGTACTGGGCTGCGAGGGAAGTAAGATGCAGCAGTATTCTGGCTTTGAGGTTGTGGATGGTGATTTAAAGGCATATATCATGAGAAACTGCTGCAGCGATAAAATTACAGTTGAGAAGGATGGAAAAACTTACAGAATTGTAGAAATAGATGAGGACGGGAAGATTTGCAAATGCAACTGCATGGCCGTGGTGGAGATAAAAAATGTTGAAAAAGATGCGAGAGTTGTATTTGTGGACTTCACAGGAGAGAGAAAAGTTCTGAAAAACCTTGAGAATGAATTCTGCGGATGGTCGACCTATGCAGAATGCAAAAGCGATGCTGACTGCACTGTTGGTGGTTGCTCCGGACAGGTCTGCATGGGTTCCGGGGAGGACATCGTCACAACATGCGATTGGAAGGACTGCTATGATGCCAAAAAATTCGGGATGACATGCGGTTGTTTTGAGGGTCAGTGTCAGTGGGCGCAAAGTTAA
- a CDS encoding GMP synthase subunit A, whose translation MKIYVVYNYGQYNHLIHRTLRDLGVETKLIENTTPVEDLKEVDGLVIGGGPSLERTGNCELYLRELDIPIIGICLGHQLMAKVFGGEVGKGSMGGYSEVKIRVLEDDELFAKVPRELTVWASHMDEVKKLPKNFKILAESDICKIEAMRHEKKPVYGVQWHPEVYHSQYGVEIYRNFVEICRK comes from the coding sequence ATGAAAATTTACGTTGTGTACAACTACGGACAGTACAACCATCTGATTCACAGAACGCTCAGGGATCTTGGAGTTGAAACAAAACTGATTGAAAACACCACACCTGTCGAAGATTTAAAGGAAGTTGACGGACTCGTTATCGGTGGTGGCCCCTCACTGGAAAGAACTGGAAACTGCGAACTTTACCTCAGGGAGCTTGACATTCCGATCATCGGAATATGCCTTGGCCACCAGCTTATGGCAAAGGTGTTTGGCGGAGAGGTTGGAAAAGGAAGCATGGGTGGATATTCTGAGGTGAAGATTCGCGTTCTGGAGGATGATGAGCTCTTTGCGAAAGTACCCCGGGAGCTGACGGTCTGGGCGAGCCACATGGATGAGGTCAAGAAGCTGCCCAAAAACTTCAAAATTCTTGCGGAGTCAGACATCTGCAAAATTGAAGCCATGAGGCATGAGAAAAAGCCTGTCTATGGCGTTCAGTGGCATCCAGAAGTATATCACTCGCAGTATGGGGTCGAAATTTACAGAAACTTCGTTGAAATCTGCAGAAAGTAG
- a CDS encoding ATP-binding protein, translated as MKCRKCGRRAVAILKAYGLSLCERCYPEFYLNLVKRSIKRYGILKPKEKILAAVSGGKDSSAMANVLKKLGYEFELLYIDLGIDHYSSESERAVMELAESIDVNVNVVRLEEYGFTVSDVRKRLRRKTCSACGTAKRYIMNRFARENGFDIITTGHTVEDIVSFYLKNVAGGMRLWAEKLLPRNEPFDEKIVARAKPLFEVSEKENMLYVLIESIPFTPMECPYAPNPEWKEIVYEIERRKPGFSKNFIRGLISEKEEFDHVKYCRLCGEITNRDICSFCKLRMSF; from the coding sequence ATGAAATGCAGAAAATGTGGTAGAAGAGCCGTGGCTATTCTGAAAGCATACGGACTGTCTCTTTGCGAAAGGTGTTACCCTGAATTCTACTTAAACCTCGTGAAAAGAAGCATAAAGAGGTACGGCATTTTGAAGCCGAAAGAAAAAATCCTTGCTGCCGTTTCCGGAGGAAAGGATAGTTCTGCAATGGCCAATGTCCTCAAAAAACTTGGATACGAGTTTGAACTTCTCTACATCGATCTTGGGATTGATCACTACTCATCCGAGTCGGAGAGGGCTGTCATGGAGCTGGCGGAAAGCATTGACGTAAACGTCAATGTGGTCAGGCTGGAAGAGTACGGTTTTACAGTAAGCGATGTGAGGAAAAGGCTAAGAAGGAAAACATGCTCTGCATGTGGTACGGCGAAGAGGTACATAATGAACCGCTTTGCGAGGGAAAACGGCTTCGACATCATTACAACAGGTCACACGGTGGAGGATATCGTTTCCTTCTATCTCAAAAATGTGGCTGGTGGCATGAGACTCTGGGCTGAAAAGCTGCTGCCCAGAAACGAACCATTCGATGAGAAGATTGTGGCAAGGGCCAAACCTCTATTTGAGGTAAGCGAAAAGGAAAATATGCTTTATGTACTGATAGAGTCAATTCCGTTCACACCAATGGAGTGTCCCTATGCCCCGAATCCAGAATGGAAAGAGATCGTTTACGAAATTGAAAGGAGGAAGCCGGGTTTCTCCAAAAACTTTATCAGAGGACTGATCTCTGAAAAGGAAGAGTTTGATCACGTAAAGTACTGCAGGTTGTGTGGAGAGATTACCAACAGAGACATATGCTCTTTCTGCAAGTTGAGAATGAGCTTCTGA
- a CDS encoding site-2 protease family protein — protein MFTSIVYPVIAFTAYWALVEILRRRGVLEKYNMTAYGPVLLLRTKRGLGLLERISRPKKFWRTIANLGLPAVFAGMCFMFALILVADYIMITSPPQPSELTSPRAALLLPGVNPFIPVIWGTIGLIITLLVHEFSHAILCRVEGVKVKSLGIILALIPIGGFAEPDEEELMSKERTRSSSRIRIFSAGVISNFLVALIAFTLFFNLLGAVNPTVVAVNDTGGIEGRVLGINGVPVKTPSDVEMAVGNNTKTVITLEKDGKLRNVTVDGIMGVKIIGLYREDNKTYPAEAAGLKAGMLIVRIDDSVIRHYADFQKKMAETEPGQKIAVYIYDNGSVKRYNVTLAGKGGKGFLGVYVQTFDSIDGINIFYSASLLNELKSIPNLMKSLGGWLYLISMPFRFQGFTGEIEMLFDAPQWVFWTLNTLYWVGWINFYVGLFNCLPAVPLDGGRVFHEVFAKILSRWYGEKRGEQLSMQVVKFFAFIVFFSILLSILIPNIEGLI, from the coding sequence ATGTTCACCTCAATCGTTTACCCAGTGATCGCATTTACAGCTTACTGGGCTCTGGTAGAGATTCTGAGAAGAAGGGGAGTTCTGGAGAAATACAACATGACTGCATACGGACCGGTACTCCTCCTCAGAACCAAAAGGGGCCTCGGTCTGCTTGAGAGGATATCAAGGCCAAAGAAATTCTGGAGAACCATCGCAAACCTTGGTTTACCCGCAGTTTTCGCAGGAATGTGCTTCATGTTCGCCCTTATTCTTGTGGCTGATTACATAATGATTACATCGCCCCCCCAGCCATCGGAGCTGACAAGTCCAAGGGCTGCACTGCTATTACCGGGCGTCAACCCCTTTATCCCGGTGATATGGGGTACAATTGGGCTGATCATAACCCTCCTTGTCCATGAATTCAGCCATGCGATTCTCTGCAGAGTTGAGGGTGTCAAGGTTAAATCTCTGGGCATTATTCTTGCGCTGATCCCAATAGGCGGATTTGCCGAACCGGATGAAGAGGAACTGATGAGCAAGGAAAGGACCAGATCATCTTCAAGGATAAGAATATTTTCCGCTGGGGTCATCAGCAACTTTCTCGTAGCTTTAATCGCATTCACTCTCTTCTTTAACCTTTTAGGAGCTGTAAATCCAACCGTTGTTGCCGTAAATGATACCGGTGGAATTGAGGGTAGGGTTTTGGGTATAAATGGTGTTCCGGTTAAAACTCCCTCTGACGTGGAAATGGCCGTTGGTAACAACACAAAAACTGTTATAACACTTGAAAAAGACGGAAAGTTGAGAAATGTTACTGTTGACGGTATTATGGGTGTCAAGATTATCGGGTTATACAGGGAAGACAATAAAACGTATCCTGCTGAAGCCGCCGGCTTGAAAGCCGGCATGCTCATAGTCAGAATCGATGACAGTGTGATAAGGCACTACGCCGATTTCCAGAAGAAGATGGCGGAGACAGAACCGGGGCAGAAGATAGCAGTTTACATCTATGACAATGGATCGGTGAAGCGGTACAACGTCACCCTCGCAGGGAAAGGAGGTAAGGGTTTTCTCGGTGTTTACGTCCAGACTTTTGACAGCATTGATGGAATAAACATCTTCTATTCCGCTTCACTTCTTAATGAGCTAAAAAGTATCCCCAATCTCATGAAGAGTCTTGGTGGATGGCTTTACCTGATTTCGATGCCATTCAGATTTCAGGGATTTACGGGGGAGATTGAAATGCTTTTCGATGCTCCTCAATGGGTTTTCTGGACACTTAACACACTCTACTGGGTTGGATGGATCAACTTCTACGTCGGTCTTTTCAACTGCCTTCCTGCAGTTCCGCTTGATGGTGGCAGGGTGTTTCATGAGGTTTTTGCGAAAATCCTTTCGAGATGGTACGGAGAGAAGAGGGGAGAGCAATTGTCCATGCAGGTCGTTAAGTTCTTCGCATTCATTGTTTTCTTCTCCATACTGCTGTCGATCCTCATACCCAACATCGAGGGGCTAATATGA